GTGCTCGGTCAGACGGGTGCCGCCGCCCTGTTTGCCACCGGTACTGCGCAGTACCAGCGGTTGTGGCGATAAGTTGTTGATGGTGTCGACCCAGTCCCAGGCAGTCTTGTAACTGATACCGACCGCCCTGGCCGCCGCATTGATCGAACCGCACTGGTCAATGGCATGCAGCAACTGCAGGCGTTGTGCTTCGACAATACCTTGCTGACCATCGTGCAGCTGCAACCGGGCCTGTACCTGCAGGGAGGAGTCGGACATCGTTATTACCTTGGTTATATAACGCTGCCGTTTTTACCATGATGTGTCGTATTCAACAAGCCGTGATCAGCGTGACGGGGAGGCTGCTGCGGAGTAAATGGCAAAACCGGCAGCTGAGCAGCAGGCTGCCGGGCGCATAGGAAGGCGTCTTTGCGGATCAGGTCAAGAACTCGTCAATGTATACGAAAGTTAACCAATTAGCCGCGGAAAGCCCCTTGAAACAGTAGGGCTGCCCCCCTTTAATGGACGATGTCTGTTTAAGAGAGATGTCTAAATGGCGTTGTGGGGATTGAGGGGGAAGTCATTGCTTGCCCTCGGTGCATCCTGTCTGTTGGCGCTGGTGCTGGCGGTGGTGATTGGCTGGCAGCTGCTGCAGCAGGCTCAGGCCTACTTTGGACAGGCCTATGCGCGTAACTTCACCGAACTCAATGCCCAGCGCATACTGACCCCGGTTACCCGTGAGCTGGCCTTGTCTCAGCGGTTCGCTGAATCCATTGTCACCCGCGAGTGGTTAGAGGACGAGCAGAACGCGGACAAGAGGGCCCGCTTCATGAAAGAGGCAGAAGGCTATCGCCATGCCTTTATCGACCGTTCCTACTTTATGATTTCAAATCTCAGCCATCACTATTATTTCGACGACGACCAGTCGTCTTACAGTGATCAGCCGCGCTATACCCTGTCGGCCACAGCGCCCGATGACAGCTGGTTCTTTACCTCCATGGCCAATACCGACCAGTTCAATATCAACGTCAACTATGATGCCAAGCTGAACACTACCAAGGTCTGGTTCAATGTAGTGGTCAAAGACAACGGCCAGCGGCTCGGTCTGGCGGGCACCGGTTTTGAACTCAGCCAGTTCCTTAAGGATTTCGTCCAGCAGCAGGAAAGCGGCGTGGTGCCGATGATCATCAATGAGCAGGGCGCGATTCAGGCTCACCCTGATTCCAGCCTGATTGCACTGGACTCGGTATCGGCCAGAAACAGTGAAGGCAAAACCCTGTTTGCCTTGCTGCAGGATGACGAGGCCCGCAAGACCGCGCGGCGGATCATGCAGCAGGCCCGGGAACATGAGGGCCAGGTGCAGCTGGACTGGGTGAGAATGGACAAACACAAACAGCTGCTGGCGATGACCTACTCGCCGCTGTTGCAGTGGTACATCGTCACCGCGGTGGATGTCGGTCAGGCCCGCATTCTCGATACCTCCTGGCTGGTACCGGCGGTGGTCGCCATGGTGCTGCTGCTGGCCCTGCTGCTGGTGGTGTTCGGCTTTGCGGTGGAGCGGCTGGTGCTGTCGCCCCTGCGTCGTCTGCAGATGTCGGCACGGGCGATTGCGAACGGCTCCTACGAGGTGAACCTGCCGCTGGACAGCAAGGATGAGATTGGTGACCTCAGCCGTACCTTCGGGGTGATGGCTGACAAGGTCCGCAGCCATACCGCTGAGCTGGAGTCCAAGGTGCAGGAACGTACGGCTGCGCTGGAGCAGGCCAACCGCGAGATGGCCGAGATCAACCGCAAGATCGGTGCGTCCATCGATTATGCCAGCCTGATTCAGCGGGCCATCCTGCCGGACCGCCAGCTGGTGCAGTCACTGGGTGACCGGCACACCGTGCTGTGGCGGCCGCGTGATGTGGTCGGTGGTGATTTTTATGTGTTCTATGCCGATGGCGACAACTGTCTGCTTGGCGTCATTGACTGTGCCGGCCACGGCGTCCCCGGGGCGCTGATGACCATGCTGATGCGCGCCGCAGTCGATTATGCCGTCAATGAAGTGGGTCTGGCAGACCCGGCAGGAGTGCTGACCCGCACCGATGCAGCGATGCGCTCGATGCTGGCCGGTGCCGACTTCGCTGACGCCATTGCCACCAATGCCGATGTGGGTCTGGTTTACATCGACCGGGCCACCGACCGGGTGCGCTTTGCCGGTGCCAAGATCTCCCTGTACGCCAGCAATGGCGAGGACGTGCAGGAAATTCGCGGTGCCCGTCGGGCGCTGGGTGACAAACGGGTGGGTGAGTACAGCAATACCGATCTGCCGCTGGCAGGCTGGACCTTCTACATGACCACCGACGGTTTCCTCGATCAGGCCGGTGGCGACAAGCACTATGGCTTTGGCAACAGACGCTTCACCGCCCTGCTGCAGGCCCATGCCAGTTTGCCGCTGGGCCAGCAGGGAGAAGCGTTTATACAGGCACTGGAGTCTTACCAGGGAGACCTGCCGCAGCGGGATGACATCACTGTGCTGTCATTCCGCTTTGACTGACCGCTAACACAGGAGGCATCGATGCTTGCTCCGGACCTCTATGGGCTGCGTGAACGGTTTGACCGTGAACGGATCATGCTCTGCTTCAACGGCCCGATTTCGCGCAGCCTGATAGAAGAAATTGGTAATGCGCTGAAGAACTATCTGGCCGCTGAGCAGGTCAAACCAGCTGCCGCCATGGACGTATTTGCCGTCTATATTGAGCTGACGCAAAATATCCGCCACTACGCCGTGCACAATGGATCACCTGACTCTGATACCGCGACGGTAGTGATCAGCCGTGTCGATGCCCCGACCGACGATGCCGTGACGGACGGCCACTATGTGGTGTCGGCCGGTAACATGGTGCGGCAGGCCGATGGTGAGGCGCTGATCGGACGGATTGAGGCGCTGGCAGCGATGGATAAAGTGGCGCTGAAGGTTGCCTACAAAGAGCAGCTGCGTAAGCCCCGCGATATGCAGGCCACCACCGGTGCCGGGCTGGGCCTGATTGATATGGCACGTAAATCGTCAGCACCGATGTCTGCCAGCCTCAAACCGCTGAACGACGGCTGGGCTTTTTTCAGTATCCGGGTGCAGATTTGACGGTGTGCGCCGATAGCGGCAGCCACACCCGGAAGTGATCTCCTCTTGATGCCGTAGTAAGTGGCAGGGGATCGACACACGAATGACGTATGAGTAAGTAACGATGAGCGATCTGACTATACCTGGTAGTCAATCCACACCGAGCATCCATGCCAGCTGGAATGATGGAGTGCTGGCGATGCAGGGCGATTCCTATCCTGAGAACTCCTTCGAGATGTTTGGTCAGGTGATCAGCTGGGTGGAACAGTTTCTGACGGAAACTGACCGGCCACTGCGGCTGGAGCTGGAGTTGCTGTATCTCAATACCAGCAGCATCAAGGCCATGATGGACATTTTTGATCTGCTGGAGGACGCCCATGGTCGCAGCCGTGACGTCGTTACCCGCTGGTATTATGACGAAGACAATGAACGGGTCGCGGAACTGGCCGAAGAATTCAAGGAAGATTGCACCTTTCCCTTTGAAATCGTAGGCCGTTAATGAAAGTCGATCCAGGTGCCCTGGAAAAACGCATCCAGATGCTGCTGGATGACAAGCAGTATCAGGGCCACCCCCTGCGCGAGGCGCTGGCACAATTGTGGAGTATGAATCAGGAGCAGTGGGCGCGGGTGGAGCGCATCACCCAGCTGTCCGACTCCTATCAGGCGATGATGATGCGGCGCGAGCACAGTCTCAGCGCCCGTTTTGACAAACAGCTGCGCCAGCTGGAGAAGATCACCCGTATTTCCGATCGCTATCAGCGCATGCTGCGTGATATGAATCTGGCCCTTGAAGAAGCCTCCTTCCTTGATCCTCTCACTGATCTTCCCAATCGCCGTATGCTGATGCGTCGTCTGGAAGACGAAGTCGAGAACAGCAACAAAAGCCAGCATGGATTTGCTGTAGCGATGCTGGATGTCGATTACTTCAAACAGGTCAACGACAGTTATGGCCATCAGGTCGGTGACGAAGTGCTGATGCGTCTGGGGCAGATGATGCAGCAGCAGGTGGATGAGCTGGGTGTCTGTGGCCGATGGGGCGGAGAAGAGTTTCTGCTGCTGGTCGCCGGACAGGATGAGTCACGCTGCCTGCAGCTGTTTGGCCAGCTGCAGCGTCATATCAGTGGTGCCAGTATTGATATCGCTGGTATCAGTCTGTCGGTCACCGTCAGTCTGGGCGTCAGTGTCTTCCGCCCGGGCGAGCCGCTGGATGCGGTGCTGAATCGCGCCGATAATGCCCTCTACGAAGCCAAACAGACCGGCCGAAACCGCATGCTGAGGGCCTGATTCGGCGTTGTGCAGAATGTGAGCATTGTGTATGGTCTGGTCCCGGTGTGATTCGACAGTCGAATACAGGGAAAGGCTATGTCAATACGCATATGGAAACAGGGGGCGCTAGCCGCAGTGCTCACCTCCGCTCTGCTGGGATGCGCACAAACCCGGCCCATGCCAGCGCATGAAATGGTTATTCGTGTAGGGCAGCTGCCATTCAGCGTAGATACTTCGACCTATAATGAGATCGCCAGTACCGATTTCATTCTTCTGAAAAAAGGCCAAGGCTATATAAGCCTGCAGCAGAGTTCATTAGCAGAAGAGTCTGCAAGTTACGGTATGCCGCCAGAAGAGTTATTTCAGCAACTCTATGGCGATATGCCTCCCGCCAATGAAGATATCCTCAACGCAAAAAGCATGCTGATAAATGGCTCGGTGATGCAGAAAAATATTTCTAATCAGAAGTATTTGGCCTTCTTGTTTAAGGATAGGCGTAGTACAGAGCGTGTCTTCTTTATGCCGCGCAATCAGACAGCGTTGATGTATGTACTGCAAGTGAAAGGTGAGCCCGCGCAGCCACTGTTTGAAAAGGGAATTTAACCATGTCTGTTATATCGCAAGAAGATGAAAAGCACGCCCGCGCTGTGTTGAGCGCATTTTATGGCGATAGCTTCAATAGCCGGGGCAGAGTCAATGAACGGGTTATTGAGCTATTGGCCGAGATAATTGAAGAAGCGTCGCAGTGTACAAAGCAAATTGATCTGGTGCCAAAGCCGGTGGGGCCGGTAGGCGCTAAACCGGGTATTTCGTGGGCATTAAAGCAGGTTGCTAAACTTGGCAAGCAGTTGGTGCGTACTCCTTCCTTGAAAATCTCACTTATCTGCAAGAAACATATTGCGTTGGTGTACAGAACAGATATGGAACTCGCCTTTTCATATTGAGTCGCTCGCTGTTCAAAGAGGCCCAACAGAGGCCTCTTTGCTTTCCTGCCTGATGTTTTTCCTCTATCCGCAATCCAACACTGGCTGACCGGCCGCAACCGCATGCTGAGGGCCTGATTCGCCGTTGCTGAAACGCTGAACTACACTCATTGGGCTTGGCCTGATCAGTCTGAATGATGTCGTTCATGGGGACGCAGCAATGGGCAATACCCTGAGTTTGCAGGATTATCTCGGCACCTCGCTGCCGGGCGTGGTAGCAGCGTATCTTGACCCCAGTGGTGGCGATGCCATTACCGAGCCCTGGATTGCTTTGTGCGGTGTTGAGCTGCACAGCGACAACAGCCTGACGCTGGTGTTCAGCGAGCCTCACGCGTTACAGGTCGATCAGCGTCTGACGGTGCATCTGGACGACCGTACCGGGGTGGCGGAGTATGATGCTGACCTTGGCGTGCACCGGACCTCTTACAAGGGGCTGGTGGAGCATGTCGGCAAGCGGCGGGTGATTGTCACCCCGATTGATTATGAGTTGTGGTACAGCGGCCGAATTGTCAGCCGCTACCGTGCCCTGGGCTATGAGCATCCGCACGACACCCGCGCGGAGCAGCCGTTACCGCTGACTCCCCTGACCGCCGTACCCTTTCCCGATGTGCGCGAAACCGATAACAAGATCGGCGTGATGATTACCCGTGCGCCTTCACAGCCCCACACGACGGTGATGGCGTTCCTGTCCTGCGAAGATGATCATCTGTTCTGCGTGACCTACCCTCACAGTTTCAAGGCACAGTTGCTGCGCCGTGATCATCACTGTCAGTTCGTCATTGATCGTCGTCACCGGCTGCAGGATCTGGCCGCCATTAGTACCGAAGCCCAGCTGTGCTCGTTGCTGGCCCATCAGGTGCCGCACGATCATCCGCTGTTTGCGCCGCTGCGCGATGCCTTTATTGCCAAGAGCCCGTGGGAGGAGAGTTTCTTTCGCCACCCGCAGGTCGAGCTGTATCACCTGCTGCCGCAGGCCTGACGTTACCGGGCCGGATGCCCGGTAACGTCAGGACGATGTGATCAGGCCCTGAGTTCCTGCTGTGCTATAGCCTGCAGCTGACCTTCCACCAGCAGCCATTCCTGCTGGTGGAACGCCCGCAGCGTAGTGCGATGCGCGATGCTGACCAGGGTCGTGTTGGGCAGCTGCTCACGCAGTATCTGGTACAGCTGCTGTTCAGTGGCAATATCCAGTGCTGACGTCGCCTCATCAAGGAATAGCCACTGCGGTTTTTTCAGCAGGGCACGGGCAATGGCTACTCGTTGCTGTTCGCCCGGAGACAGTGACTGCGCCCAGTGGCGGCTCTCATCCAGCATCCCGATAAACGGCTCCAGCTTGCACTGCTGCAGCACCTGTTGATAACGCGGATCATCAAAGTCTTCCGCGGCCTGTGGATAGGCCAGCGCCTGCCTCAGGGTACCGATGGGCAGATAGGGCAGTTGCGGCAGGAACATGACGCTTTCCGGGCGCTGAACCTGACCCGTCCACCACGGCCAGATGCCAGCCAGCATACGGAGCAGCACGCTTTTGCCACTGCCTGAGGGGGCATTGATCAGAGTATGCTGGCCCGGTTCCAGGGTCAGGCTGACAATGTTCAGCAGTACCTGTTCATTGGGCAGACGCAGTTGGGTATCGCGAATGCTGATGCCTCCCCCTTGCTGCAGCTGGGTACGATTCGAGTGCTGATGCAGGGCATCGATACTGTCCAGACGGTCATTGAAGGTGGTCAGTCGGTCCACTACCGAGCGCCATCTTGCCAGTGCGCTGTAAGAATCCACCAGCCAGCTGAGGGCGCCCTGAACCTGACCAAAGGCACTGCTGATCTGCATCAGTCCGCCGAGCTGAATGGCACCGCCAAAATAGCGTGGCGCCGCCACCACCAGGGGGAAAATAATCGCAATCTGGCCGTAGCCGGAGGTGAACGCAGTCAGATTCTTCTGCACTCGCATGATCGACCAGACGTTACTCCATACGGCATGGAAGCGCTGTTTGAGGTTACGCTGTTCCTGCTCTTCACCCTGATACAGCGCGATACGCTCACTGTTTTCGCGGACACGGACCATGGCAAAGCGCATATCCGCTTCATAACGCTGCTGGTCAAAGTTCAGGGTAATCAGCCTGCGGCCAATAAGGTGGGTCAGCCAGCTGCCGGCGATGGCATACAGCAGGGCAACCCACACCATATAACCGGGAATGCTGACAGCGTGACCCGCCACGGTGAAGGACAGAGGACCGGACAGGCCCCAGAGAATAAAGACAAAGCTGAACAGGCTGACAATGTTACTCAGCAGACCCAGGCTGATATTCAGGGTGCTGCGGGTAAAGTTGTCTATATCCTCGGAAATACGCTGGTCGGGGTTATCGGTGCTGTCGCCGCTGACTTCCATCAGATAATAGGCACGGCCGTGCAGCCAGCGCTCAAAGTAGACGCTGGTCAGCCAGCGTCGCCAGCGGATCAGCAACATACTGGACAGGTAGTAGTTGGCTACCGCCACCACAATATTAATACCCGCTACCGGGCAGAATCGGCCAATTTGCAGCCAGAAGCCCGGTGCGTCCTTGTTCTGCAGGGTGTTGTAGAAGTCGTTGTACCACTGGTTGAACCAGACCGAGAGATAGACGCCACCCAGCGACAGGGCAATGATCACCAGTAACAGGCCCCAGGCCTGCCACTTCTCTTCCGATTGCCAGTAGGGCTTGGTCAGGGCCCAGTTTTTTCCAAGAAAACTGCGATAGTGACCGGTTCGTAGCGGGTCGTTGGCTGCTCCGGCAGCAGAGGAAGTGGCGGTCATAGACATCCTGTGAGTAATGATGACGACGGTCTGCCAGTGGCGGAACCCCTGAGCGGGTAGCGCTCGTGGCAGCACGGCAGGCGCTGATGTTCTCTGTTGGAGAGGCGACTGGCAACAGAGTTCCTGAGGGGGAGACGGCAAATTGCCTCGAAAGGTTTCAGTGCCGCACAAAATGGCCTGTCGTTAGTCGCCCGGATGCAGAAATTGTTCCGGCCAGTCACGGCGGGTCATGACCTGACCCTCACTGCGCACCTTGCGCAGTGCCTCCAGGTCCAGATCAACCAGCAGCCATTCACTGTTGGGCGGGTTGAGCTGACTGCTGAGGGCGATGACACCATCGGCAGGCAGGCCGTAATCGGGCGGCACAAACAGTCCGGCACGGCCCCGGTTTTCGTCCACCGCCGGTGACCAGTCAGCAAAGCCCACGGTCGGTGATTGCAGCACGGCGATCTGGTTTTCCAGAGCCCGGGCCTGACAGCCAATGCGCACCCGATGATAGCCTGCTTCGGTATCGGTGCAGCTCGGCGCGAGGATCAGATCGGCACCCTGTTCCGCCAGACCGCGCGCCAGCATCGGGAATTCATTGTCGTAACAGATCAGAATGCCAATACGGCCAAGGCCGGTT
This Pokkaliibacter sp. MBI-7 DNA region includes the following protein-coding sequences:
- a CDS encoding ABC transporter ATP-binding protein/permease → MTATSSAAGAANDPLRTGHYRSFLGKNWALTKPYWQSEEKWQAWGLLLVIIALSLGGVYLSVWFNQWYNDFYNTLQNKDAPGFWLQIGRFCPVAGINIVVAVANYYLSSMLLIRWRRWLTSVYFERWLHGRAYYLMEVSGDSTDNPDQRISEDIDNFTRSTLNISLGLLSNIVSLFSFVFILWGLSGPLSFTVAGHAVSIPGYMVWVALLYAIAGSWLTHLIGRRLITLNFDQQRYEADMRFAMVRVRENSERIALYQGEEQEQRNLKQRFHAVWSNVWSIMRVQKNLTAFTSGYGQIAIIFPLVVAAPRYFGGAIQLGGLMQISSAFGQVQGALSWLVDSYSALARWRSVVDRLTTFNDRLDSIDALHQHSNRTQLQQGGGISIRDTQLRLPNEQVLLNIVSLTLEPGQHTLINAPSGSGKSVLLRMLAGIWPWWTGQVQRPESVMFLPQLPYLPIGTLRQALAYPQAAEDFDDPRYQQVLQQCKLEPFIGMLDESRHWAQSLSPGEQQRVAIARALLKKPQWLFLDEATSALDIATEQQLYQILREQLPNTTLVSIAHRTTLRAFHQQEWLLVEGQLQAIAQQELRA
- the siaA gene encoding biofilm regulation protein phosphatase SiaA (SiaB is a threonine kinase acting on SiaC; SiaA is the matching phosphatase.); its protein translation is MALWGLRGKSLLALGASCLLALVLAVVIGWQLLQQAQAYFGQAYARNFTELNAQRILTPVTRELALSQRFAESIVTREWLEDEQNADKRARFMKEAEGYRHAFIDRSYFMISNLSHHYYFDDDQSSYSDQPRYTLSATAPDDSWFFTSMANTDQFNINVNYDAKLNTTKVWFNVVVKDNGQRLGLAGTGFELSQFLKDFVQQQESGVVPMIINEQGAIQAHPDSSLIALDSVSARNSEGKTLFALLQDDEARKTARRIMQQAREHEGQVQLDWVRMDKHKQLLAMTYSPLLQWYIVTAVDVGQARILDTSWLVPAVVAMVLLLALLLVVFGFAVERLVLSPLRRLQMSARAIANGSYEVNLPLDSKDEIGDLSRTFGVMADKVRSHTAELESKVQERTAALEQANREMAEINRKIGASIDYASLIQRAILPDRQLVQSLGDRHTVLWRPRDVVGGDFYVFYADGDNCLLGVIDCAGHGVPGALMTMLMRAAVDYAVNEVGLADPAGVLTRTDAAMRSMLAGADFADAIATNADVGLVYIDRATDRVRFAGAKISLYASNGEDVQEIRGARRALGDKRVGEYSNTDLPLAGWTFYMTTDGFLDQAGGDKHYGFGNRRFTALLQAHASLPLGQQGEAFIQALESYQGDLPQRDDITVLSFRFD
- the siaD gene encoding biofilm regulation diguanylate cyclase SiaD; translation: MKVDPGALEKRIQMLLDDKQYQGHPLREALAQLWSMNQEQWARVERITQLSDSYQAMMMRREHSLSARFDKQLRQLEKITRISDRYQRMLRDMNLALEEASFLDPLTDLPNRRMLMRRLEDEVENSNKSQHGFAVAMLDVDYFKQVNDSYGHQVGDEVLMRLGQMMQQQVDELGVCGRWGGEEFLLLVAGQDESRCLQLFGQLQRHISGASIDIAGISLSVTVSLGVSVFRPGEPLDAVLNRADNALYEAKQTGRNRMLRA
- a CDS encoding carbon-nitrogen hydrolase family protein, with amino-acid sequence MIRLAACQYDIELYEQWDDYAEHLQQLVEEAVEQGAQLLLLPEYAGMVLTGQLPAAVRSDLHASIAAMQTLIPRWLSLCKSLARQHGVYLVPGSAPVRDADGCYRNRSWLFGPEGLVGTQDKLIMTRFEREQWHIAAGSGGLQVFETGLGRIGILICYDNEFPMLARGLAEQGADLILAPSCTDTEAGYHRVRIGCQARALENQIAVLQSPTVGFADWSPAVDENRGRAGLFVPPDYGLPADGVIALSSQLNPPNSEWLLVDLDLEALRKVRSEGQVMTRRDWPEQFLHPGD
- the siaB gene encoding biofilm regulation protein kinase SiaB → MLAPDLYGLRERFDRERIMLCFNGPISRSLIEEIGNALKNYLAAEQVKPAAAMDVFAVYIELTQNIRHYAVHNGSPDSDTATVVISRVDAPTDDAVTDGHYVVSAGNMVRQADGEALIGRIEALAAMDKVALKVAYKEQLRKPRDMQATTGAGLGLIDMARKSSAPMSASLKPLNDGWAFFSIRVQI
- the siaC gene encoding biofilm regulation phosphoprotein SiaC — encoded protein: MSDLTIPGSQSTPSIHASWNDGVLAMQGDSYPENSFEMFGQVISWVEQFLTETDRPLRLELELLYLNTSSIKAMMDIFDLLEDAHGRSRDVVTRWYYDEDNERVAELAEEFKEDCTFPFEIVGR